The following proteins are co-located in the Flectobacillus major DSM 103 genome:
- a CDS encoding Glu/Leu/Phe/Val dehydrogenase dimerization domain-containing protein gives MRAILRKFEEKRPEIVFEWKDSETEAEGWVVINSLRGGAAGGGTRMRKGLDKREVESLAKTMEVKFTVSGPQIGGAKSGINFDPNDPRKHGVLERWYKAVSPLLKNYYGTGGDLNVDEIHEVIPITEEYGLWHPQEGIVNGHLKANEAQKIKLIGQLRQGVSKMIEDWDYTPTSAQNIHKYTVSDLITGYGVAEAVRHYYTLWGGKLTQKRAIIQGWGNVAAAAGLNLARMGVKIVGIIDRNGGVLCEEGLDLAAVKELFFARKNNALVSENMLSFEEINAKIWSIPAEIFIPAAASRIVTQPQVEQMIAAGLEVVSCGANVPFNDPEIFYGATMEYTDAHVALIPDFVANCGMARVFAYLMSDTAQVTDKGIFEDVSATIYKALNDLHLCHTDKKYLAQELYKIALEKLV, from the coding sequence ATGAGAGCAATATTGAGAAAATTTGAGGAGAAACGTCCTGAAATTGTATTTGAATGGAAAGATTCCGAAACCGAAGCCGAGGGCTGGGTAGTAATAAATTCTTTACGAGGCGGAGCCGCAGGTGGAGGTACACGTATGAGAAAAGGACTAGATAAGCGTGAAGTGGAATCTTTGGCAAAAACAATGGAAGTGAAATTTACGGTATCAGGCCCTCAAATTGGTGGAGCAAAATCGGGTATCAATTTTGACCCAAACGACCCTCGTAAACATGGTGTTTTGGAGCGTTGGTACAAAGCGGTTTCGCCTTTACTCAAAAACTATTATGGCACTGGTGGCGACCTCAATGTAGATGAAATACACGAAGTAATACCTATTACAGAAGAATATGGCCTTTGGCATCCACAAGAAGGCATTGTCAATGGGCATTTGAAGGCAAATGAAGCTCAAAAAATCAAACTGATTGGGCAATTGCGTCAGGGTGTGTCTAAGATGATCGAAGACTGGGACTATACACCCACTTCTGCCCAAAATATCCATAAATATACGGTTTCTGACCTAATTACTGGCTATGGAGTGGCCGAGGCCGTTAGGCATTATTATACGCTTTGGGGAGGCAAACTTACCCAAAAACGAGCAATTATTCAGGGTTGGGGCAATGTTGCGGCTGCGGCTGGGCTAAATTTGGCAAGAATGGGCGTAAAAATCGTGGGGATTATTGATAGAAATGGAGGGGTTTTGTGTGAAGAAGGACTCGATTTGGCGGCTGTAAAAGAACTGTTTTTTGCCAGAAAAAACAATGCTCTGGTTTCCGAAAATATGTTGTCGTTTGAGGAAATCAATGCTAAGATTTGGTCGATACCTGCCGAAATATTTATTCCAGCGGCGGCTTCCAGAATTGTGACACAGCCGCAAGTAGAACAGATGATTGCTGCGGGGCTTGAAGTGGTTTCGTGTGGAGCTAATGTACCATTTAATGACCCTGAGATTTTTTATGGGGCTACTATGGAATATACCGATGCCCATGTTGCACTGATACCCGATTTTGTAGCCAATTGTGGAATGGCTCGGGTTTTTGCTTATCTGATGTCCGACACGGCACAAGTTACAGACAAGGGTATTTTTGAAGATGTATCTGCCACTATCTATAAGGCTCTGAACGACCTACATTTGTGTCATACCGATAAAAAATATTTAGCTCAAGAACTATATAAAATTGCCTTAGAAAAGTTAGTTTAG
- a CDS encoding GntP family permease, which produces MILNPWLVAGLLLVSICTIVLLSSRYKWNTFFVLLMVAMLVGLFAGFSGEDVIGHIKAGFGHTLEKIGLLIILGTTLGIILDKTHATLSLANYILQKTGEQNAGLAMTLIGFVIGLPIFCDSGFIVLSGLLFSISKQVQKSHILLTICLAGALYAVHCLVPPHPGITAAAGQMGVDLGTTMLLGTLLAIPSTVGTYFWAKYANTHFSYNDPIVTDSTNFVPSKTILPHPLNAFLPIIVPIILIALKSLLLLNPVVLSPQILHWTNFLGEPVVALCVGIVFSMSLFPKIEKVVLNKILEESIEKAGPILAIIAIGGAFGEVIKMLDLGKVFGQGVAELGMGLFIPFVLTVIFKTAQGSSTVAIISATSICLPLLPSLGLTSDWDKQLALLAMGAGSMMISHANDAYFWVVSRFGKLETSLALRTYSVMSCWMSLITFAGVYILYCFFR; this is translated from the coding sequence ATGATACTAAATCCTTGGTTGGTTGCAGGTTTGTTACTTGTCAGTATTTGTACTATTGTATTGCTGAGTTCGCGATATAAATGGAATACCTTTTTTGTATTATTAATGGTAGCCATGTTGGTTGGCCTTTTTGCTGGATTTTCGGGCGAAGATGTTATTGGTCATATCAAAGCGGGCTTTGGACATACCTTAGAAAAAATCGGTTTATTGATTATTTTAGGTACTACTTTAGGTATTATTTTAGACAAAACTCATGCTACATTGAGTTTGGCCAATTACATTCTTCAGAAAACAGGCGAGCAAAACGCTGGATTAGCCATGACCCTCATAGGCTTTGTGATTGGATTACCTATCTTCTGTGATTCGGGTTTTATTGTACTTAGTGGTTTGTTGTTCTCTATCAGTAAGCAGGTTCAAAAATCCCATATTTTACTCACAATATGCTTGGCAGGGGCGTTGTATGCTGTACATTGTCTTGTGCCACCACACCCAGGTATCACTGCTGCCGCTGGGCAAATGGGCGTAGATTTGGGTACAACCATGTTATTAGGAACACTTTTGGCTATTCCAAGTACAGTTGGTACATATTTTTGGGCAAAATATGCCAATACACATTTTAGTTATAACGACCCAATCGTGACTGATTCTACAAATTTTGTGCCTTCCAAAACTATTTTACCGCATCCCTTAAACGCTTTTTTACCTATTATTGTCCCCATTATACTTATTGCCTTGAAATCCCTTTTGTTGCTGAATCCTGTGGTGTTATCCCCTCAAATACTCCACTGGACTAATTTTTTGGGCGAACCAGTAGTGGCATTATGTGTTGGTATCGTGTTTTCAATGAGTTTATTCCCCAAAATCGAAAAAGTTGTTTTGAATAAGATTTTAGAGGAATCTATCGAAAAAGCAGGACCTATTTTGGCTATTATTGCCATTGGCGGAGCATTTGGCGAAGTAATCAAGATGTTGGATCTAGGAAAAGTTTTTGGTCAAGGCGTTGCCGAATTAGGTATGGGTTTATTTATTCCATTTGTGCTAACGGTTATTTTCAAAACGGCTCAAGGGTCGTCGACAGTGGCTATTATTTCGGCCACATCTATTTGTTTACCTTTATTACCCAGTTTGGGGCTTACGAGTGACTGGGACAAACAGCTCGCTCTTTTGGCAATGGGGGCAGGCTCAATGATGATTTCGCATGCCAATGATGCTTATTTTTGGGTAGTTTCTCGTTTTGGAAAACTAGAAACTTCTTTGGCTTTGCGGACGTATTCTGTTATGAGTTGCTGGATGTCTTTGATTACTTTTGCTGGAGTTTATATTTTGTATTGTTTTTTTCGATAA
- a CDS encoding asparaginase: protein MYKTIKIKTKADGKDDAKILVIYTGGTLGMVYDHRSDGLVPFDFAQIPDNLPEMGRLDFEITVLTFEKLLDSSNITPSVWIKLAEIIGQKYDEFDSFVILHGTDTMAYSASALSYLLENLNKPVIFTGAQLPIGVARTDAKENFITALEIAAAKQNNRPVVSEVCIYFNSVLLRGNRARKHESVQFNAFEAENYPVLAEAGVKIEYNHPFIRHYKQNVSLKVHKHLDENVVILKLFPGISEKVVKSVLQIEGLKGVVLETYGAGNAPTDEWFLKLIKESLDSGIVIYNVSQCNGGRVTQGRYQTSQYLQEIGVVSGADLTTEAAITKMMFAFGQSNDLEEVKRILKQPIAGEMS, encoded by the coding sequence CAGGAGGTACATTAGGAATGGTGTACGACCACCGTTCGGATGGATTAGTACCTTTCGATTTTGCTCAAATTCCCGATAATTTGCCTGAAATGGGTAGATTAGACTTTGAAATAACGGTATTAACTTTTGAGAAGTTATTAGACTCTTCTAATATTACACCTTCTGTATGGATTAAATTGGCAGAAATAATTGGACAAAAATACGATGAGTTCGATTCTTTTGTGATTTTGCACGGAACAGATACGATGGCTTATTCGGCATCGGCTTTGAGTTATTTGCTCGAAAATCTCAATAAACCTGTGATTTTTACGGGAGCTCAGTTGCCTATTGGTGTTGCCCGAACCGATGCCAAAGAAAACTTTATTACTGCTTTAGAGATTGCAGCAGCCAAACAAAACAACCGCCCTGTCGTTTCGGAAGTTTGTATTTATTTTAATTCGGTACTATTGCGTGGCAACAGAGCCCGCAAGCACGAAAGTGTACAATTCAATGCCTTCGAAGCCGAAAATTATCCAGTGTTGGCCGAAGCTGGTGTAAAAATTGAATATAATCATCCTTTTATTAGGCATTACAAACAAAATGTTAGCCTCAAAGTGCATAAACATTTGGATGAAAATGTGGTAATATTAAAGTTATTCCCGGGTATTTCAGAAAAAGTTGTGAAATCAGTATTACAGATCGAAGGACTAAAAGGGGTGGTTTTGGAAACCTACGGAGCAGGAAATGCCCCAACCGACGAATGGTTTTTGAAACTTATTAAAGAAAGCCTTGATAGCGGTATCGTGATTTATAATGTTTCGCAGTGTAACGGTGGACGTGTAACCCAAGGCCGTTACCAGACTAGCCAGTATTTGCAAGAAATAGGCGTAGTAAGCGGTGCTGATTTAACAACCGAAGCGGCAATAACTAAAATGATGTTTGCTTTTGGGCAAAGTAATGACTTGGAAGAAGTAAAAAGGATTTTGAAACAGCCTATTGCTGGAGAAATGTCGTAA